A stretch of Panthera tigris isolate Pti1 chromosome E2, P.tigris_Pti1_mat1.1, whole genome shotgun sequence DNA encodes these proteins:
- the IGLON5 gene encoding igLON family member 5, giving the protein MPPPAPGARLRLLAAAALAGLAVISRGLLSQSLEFSSPADNYTVCEGDNATLSCFIDEHVTRVAWLNRSNILYAGNDRWTSDPRVRLLINTPEEFSILITQVGLGDEGLYTCSFQTRHQPYTTQVYLIVHVPARIVNISSPVTVNEGGNVNLLCLAVGRPEPTVTWRQLRDGFTSEGEILEISDIQRGQAGEYECVTHNGVNSAPDSRRVLVTVNYPPTITDVTSARTALGRAALLRCEAMAVPPADFQWYKDDRLLISGTAEGLKVQTERTRSMLLFANVSARHYGNYTCRAANRLGASSASMRLLRPGSLENSAPRPPGPLTLLSALGWLWWRM; this is encoded by the exons GGCTGCTGTCCCAGAGCCTGGAGTTCAGCTCTCCCGCGGACAACTACACGGTGTGCGAAGGCGACAACGCCACCCTCAg CTGCTTCATCGACGAGCACGTGACCCGTGTGGCCTGGCTGAACCGCTCCAACATCCTGTACGCTGGCAATGACCGCTGGACCAGTGACCCGCGGGTGCGGCTGCTCATCAACACGCCCGAGGAGTTCTCCATTCTCATCACCCAGGTGGGGCTCGGCGACGAGGGCCTCTACACCTGCTCCTTCCAGACCCGCCACCAGCCGTACACCACTCAGGTCTACCTCATCGTCCACG TCCCCGCCCGCATCGTGAACATCTCCTCGCCCGTGACGGTGAACGAGGGAGGCAATGTGAACCTGCTTTGCCTGGCCGTGGGACGGCCGGAGCCCACAGTGACCTGGAGGCAGCTCCGAG ACGGCTTCACCTCAGAGGGCGAGATCCTGGAGATTTCCGACATCCAGCGGGGCCAGGCCGGCGAATATGAGTGCGTGACTCACAACGGCGTTAACTCTGCGCCAGACAGCCGCCGTGTGCTGGTCACAGTCAACT ACCCTCCGACCATCACGGACGTGACCAGCGCCCGCACAGCCCTGGGCCGGGCCGCCCTCCTGCGCTGCGAAGCTATGGCGGTGCCCCCCGCGGACTTCCAGTGGTACAAGGATGACAGGCT GCTGATCAGCGGCACAGCCGAGGGCCTGAAGGTGCAGACGGAGCGCACCCGCTCGATGCTTCTCTTCGCCAACGTGAGCGCCCGGCATTACGGCAACTACACGTGTCGCGCCGCCAACCGGCTCGGAGCGTCCAGCGCTTCTATGAGGCTCCTGC gccCAGGATCCCTGGAGAACTCAGCCCCGAGGCCCCCGGGGCCCCTGACCCTCCTCTCCGCCCTGGGCTGGCTGTGGTGGAGGATGTAG
- the ETFB gene encoding electron transfer flavoprotein subunit beta: MAELRALVAVKRVIDFAVKIRVKPDKTGVVTDGVKHSMNPFCEIAMEEAVRLKEKKLVKEVIAVSCGPAQCQETIRTALAMGADRGIHVEVPAAEADSLGPLQVARVLAKLAEKEKVDLVLLGKQAIDDDCNQTGQMTAGFLDWPQGTFASQVTLEGDKVKVEREIDGGLETLRLKLPAVVTADLRLNEPRYATLPNIMKAKKKKIEVIKPGDLGVDLTSKLSVVSVEDPPQRTAGVKVETTEDLVAKLREIGRI, encoded by the exons ATCCGGGTGAAGCCTGACAAGACGGGCGTGGTCACAGATGGCGTGAAGCACTCCATGAACCCTTTCTGTGAGATCGCCATGGAGGAGGCCGTGCGGCTCAAGGAGAAAAAGCTGGTGAAAGAGGTCATCGCTGTCAGCTGTGGGCCTGCCCAGTGCCAG GAGACCATCCGCACTGCTCTGGCCATGGGCGCAGACCGAGGCATCCACGTGGAGGTGCCAGCTGCAGAGGCAGATAGCCTGGGTCCCCTGCAGGTGGCCCGGGTCCTGGCCAAGctggcagagaaggagaaggtaGACCTGGTGCTGCTGGGCAAGCAG GCCATCGATGATGACTGTAACCAGACGGGGCAGATGACCGCTGGATTTCTAGACTGGCCACAG GGCACATTCGCCTCCCAGGTGACACTGGAAGGGGACAAGGTGAAAGTGGAGCGGGAGATTGACGGGGGCCTGGAGACCCTGCGCCTGAAGCTGCCTGCCGTGGTGACCGCCGACCTGCGGCTCAACGAACCTCGCTATGCCACGTTGCCCAATATCATG aaagccaagaaaaagaagattGAGGTCATCAAGCCCGGAGACCTGGGTGTGGACCTTACCTCCAAGCTCTCCGTGGTTAGTGTGGAGGACCCGCCCCAGCGCACGGCCGGCGTCAAGGTGGAGACCACGGAGGACCTGGTGGCCAAGCTGAGGGAGATTGGGCGGATTTGA
- the VSIG10L gene encoding V-set and immunoglobulin domain-containing protein 10-like: MDTSRALLLFLLLASGAGVVTHRASSGVQQTNFSLDSESSFQGPGSKVSSMKPPDWKFPEPSPGSKTTAAIPHSKRFPEVSNFNDVPRSNVSAEGQKLSPDPPTVPEVPGSEVFSDILGSQVPAENSEPSSVKTPASNISAQALETEVETPGSQFSPKDQDLKISAQNPESKVTAVAHPVESFPQQVGRPLSVLVGTTIQLPLVPVPSLGPPAPLVVWRRGSKVLAAGGLGPGAPLISLDPAHRDRLRFDQARGSLELASAQLEDAGVYTAEVIRAGVSRQIREFMVGVYEPVPQLSVQPEAPEIEEGAAELRLRCRGWGPGRGELSWSRDGRTLEAADPEGAEPPRIRTEGDQLLIGHPVRSDHARYTCRVRSPFGHAEAAADVSVFYGPDPPVIKVSSDRDATPALYVTKGSNVTLRCSAASRPPADIAWSLADPTEAAVPAGPRLLLPAVGPGHAGAYACLAANPRTGRRRRSLLNLTVADLPPGSPQCSVEGGPGDRSLRFRCSWPGGVPAASLQFQGLPEGVRAGPAPSALQAAVPAHPRLSGVPVTCLARHLVTTRTCTVTPEAPREVLLRPAVEETGSGEAEVALEVTGCPPPSRASWAREGRPVAPGGGGRLRLSPDGRRLLISNFSLDWDLGNYSVLCSGALGAGGNQITLIGPSISSWRLQRTRDAAVLTWDVERGALISGFEVQARPEGPNLGRATTYRDWITLLTLEPQERSAVVPLPHRNPETWAFRILPTLGGQPGTPSQSQVYQARPTLSPGAIAGIVLGSLLGLALLAALLYLCICCLCSFRGDSLKKKKHPPSLPPVVPPLEKKMQSVTPVQTPLPLPLKVPLEDPSPNKAHQATGPSPVISLGGGPRTVRAATQMLDLASRALPQRLLCLKYHFLPCAIHLSDL; this comes from the exons ATGGACACCTCACGGGCTCTGCTGCTCTTCCTGCTCCTGG CCTCCGGAGCAGGGGTCGTCACCCACAGAGCCTCTTCTGGAGTTCAGCAAACCAATTTCTCCTTGGACTCAGAAAGCTCTTTCCAGGGCCCAGGTTCGAAAGTCTCCTCCATGAAACCCCCCGACTGGAAATTTCCAGAGCCGTCTCCAGGTTCAAAAACCACTGCTGCTATCCCTCATTCCAAACGGTTTCCTGAGGTCTCAAATTTTAACGACGTGCCTAGGTCAAACGTTTCTGCTGAGGGCCAAAAGTTGAGCCCGGATCCTCCTACCGTCCCTGAGGTCCCTGGTTCCGAAGTATTTTCTGATATCTTGGGTTCTCAAGTTCCTGCCGAAAACTCAGAGCCGTCCTCGGTTAAGACCCCAGCTTCAAACATTTCTGCTCAGGCCCTGGAGACTGAAGTTGAGACCCCAGGTTCACAATTCTCCCCTAAGGATCAGGACCTTAAAATATCTGCCCAGAACCCCGAATCCAAAGTAACTGCAGTAGCCCACCCAGTGGAAAGCTTCCCCCAGCAGGTGGGGAGGCCTCTGTCGGTACTAGTGGGGACCACCATCCAGCTCCCTCTGGTTCCAGTTCCCAGCCTTGGCCCTCCTGCGCCTCTGGTGGTCTGGCGCCGAGGCTCCAAGGTGCTGGCAGCTGGAGGCCTGGGGCCGGGGGCCCCCCTGATCAGCTTGGATCCTGCTCACCGGGACCGCTTACGGTTTGACCAGGCCCGGGGGAGCCTGGAACTTGCCTCTGCCCAGCTGGAGGATGCTGGGGTCTACACTGCTGAGGTCATTCGGGCTGGGGTCTCCCGGCAGATTCGGGAGTTCATGGTGGGTGTATATG AGCCCGTGCCCCAGCTGTCTGTGCAGCCCGAGGCCCCGGAGATAGAGGAGGGGGCGGCCGAACTCCGGCTGCGCTGCAGAGGGTGGGGGCCGGGTCGCGGGGAGCTGAGCTGGAGCCGGGACGGACGCACCCTGGAGGCAGCGGACCCTGAGGGAGCGGAGCCACCGCGGATCCGCACAGAGGGCGACCAGCTGCTCATCGGGCACCCTGTGCGAAGCGACCACGCCCGGTATACTTGTCGCGTCCGCAGCCCCTTCGGCCACGCTGAGGCTGCGGCCGACGTCAGTGTCTTCT acGGCCCGGATCCTCCGGTCATCAAGGTCTCCTCGGACCGCGACGCCACCCCCGCCCTCTATGTCACCAAGGGCAGTAACGTGACCCTGCGCTGCTCCGCCGCCTCGCGGCCGCCCGCAGACATCGCGTGGAGCCTGGCCGACCCGACGGAGGCCGCCGTGCCCGCCGGCCCGCGTCTCCTGCTGCCCGCGGTCGGGCCGGGCCACGCCGGCGCCTACGCCTGCCTCGCCGCGAACCCGCGCacaggccgccgccgccgctctcTGCTCAACCTCACCGTGGCAG ATCTGCCTCCGGGGTCCCCACAGTGCTCAGTGGAAGGCGGTCCAGGGGACCGCAGCCTCCGCTTCCGCTGCTCGTGGCCCGGCGGGGTCCCCGCGGCCTCCCTACAGTTCCAGGGTCTCCCTGAAGGCGTCCGCGCGGGGCCGGCGCCCTCTGCGCTCCAGGCGGCTGTCCCCGCTCACCCCCGGCTCAGCGGCGTCCCCGTCACCTGCCTCGCTCGCCACCTGGTGACCACGCGCACCTGCACGGTTACCCCGG AGGCCCCTCGGGAGGTGCTGCTTCGTCCTGCGGTGGAGGAAACAGGGTCGGGGGAGGCAGAGGTGGCGCTGGAGGTCACTGGCTGTCCTCCACCATCCAGAGCATCTTGGGCCCGGGAAGGGCGGCCCGTGGCCCCAGGAGGAGGGGGTCGCCTGCGGCTCAGCCCAGATGGGCGCAGGCTCCTCATTAGCAACTTCAGCCTGGATTGGGACCTGGGAAATTACTCCGTGTTGTGCAGCGGGGCGCTGGGTGCCGGGGGCAACCAGATCACCCTCATTG GACCTTCCATCTCCTCATGGAGGCTGCAGAGAACCCGGGATGCAGCAGTGCTGACTTGGGATGTGGAACGCGGGGCCCTGATCAGTGGTTTTGAGGTCCAGGCACGACCAGAAGGCCCCAACCTGGGTAGAGCCACCACCTACAGGGACTGGATCACCCTGCTCACCCTGGAGCCTCAGGAGCGGTCAGCTGTGGTGCCCCTTCCTCATCGGAACCCTGAGACCTGGGCCTTCCGTATCCTGCCCACCCTGGGGGGCCAGCCAGGGACCCCATCACAAAGCCAAGTCTACCAGGCCC GCCCCACCCTGAGCCCAGGGGCCATTGCTGGCATCGTCCTGGGTTCCCTACTGGGCCTGGCGCTCCTGGCAGCACTTCTCTACCTGTGCATCTGCTGCCTGTGCAGCTTTAGGG gAGACTctctgaagaaaaagaagcatcCCCCCTCTTTGCCACCTGTGGTTCCCCCACTGGAAAAGAAGATGCAGAGTGTAACCCCAGTGCAGACcccactgcctctgcccctcaAAGTCCCGCTGGAGGACCCTAGCCCAAACAAGGCTCACCAG gcCACTGGCCCCAGTCCAGTCATCTCTCTGGGTGGGGGCCCAAGGACTGTTCGGGCAGCCACACAG atGCTGGATTTGGCCTCCAGGGCTTTGCCCCAGAGGTTGCTCTGCTTGAAATACCACTTTTTGCCCTGTGCCATCCACCTCAGTGatttatag